From a region of the Cucumis sativus cultivar 9930 chromosome 6, Cucumber_9930_V3, whole genome shotgun sequence genome:
- the LOC116404611 gene encoding pentatricopeptide repeat-containing protein At3g24000, mitochondrial-like isoform X2, translated as MSLKLRFSSNVVVGTGLIDMYSKCCNLQDSRRVFDIMLNKNVFTWTSMISGYARNQLPHEAMILMREMLHLNLKPNGMTYNSLLSSFSCPRHFDKCKQIHCRIITEGYESNNYIAVTLVTAYSECCGSLEDYRKVCSNIRMSDQISWNAVIAGFTNLGIGEEALECFIQMRREKFDVDFFTFTSIFKAIGCAYHGCGEEAIDLFEKMRRTCIKPDNTSFLAVLTACSHVGLLDKGLEYFKLMRNSELVEPPKLEHYATLVDLFGRAGKLYEAEAFIESIPIEPGISIYKALLSACLIHGNKDIAIRTAKKLLELYPYDPATYIMLSNALGRDGYWDDAASIRRLMSNRGVKKEPGFSWM; from the exons ATGAGTTTGAAACTAAGGTTTTCGTCTAATGTTGTTGTGGGTACAGGATTAATTGATATGTACTCTAAGTGTTGCAACCTTCAGGATTCGAGGAGAGTGTTCGATATAATGCTGAACAAGAATGTGTTTACTTGGACTTCGATGATCTCTGGTTATGCTCGGAATCAGTTGCCTCATGAGGCAATGATTTTGATGAGAGAAATGCTGCATTTGAATCTTAAACCAAATGGTATGACTTATAATAGCTTGCTAAGTTCATTTTCATGTCCTCGTCATTTTGATAAATGTAAGCAAATCCATTGTCGCATAATAACGGAAGGGTACGAGAGTAATAACTATATAGCTGTTACACTTGTTACTGCATATTCAGAATGTTGCGGTAGCTTGGAAGACTATAGGAAGGTTTGCTCAAACATTAGAATGTCAGACCAGATTTCGTGGAATGCAGTCATAGCTGGTTTTACGAACTTGGGAATTGGTGAGGAAGCTTTGGAATGTTTCATTCAAATGAGGAGGGAAAAATTTGATGTGGACTTCTTCACATTTACAAGCATTTTTAAGGCTATAG GATGTGCTTACCATGGATGTGGTGAAGAGGCTATAGacttatttgagaaaatgagaagaacGTGTATCAAACCAGATAATACCTCATTCCTTGCTGTTCTCACTGCTTGTAGTCATGTTGGCTTGCTGGACAAGGGACTTGAATATTTCAAGTTGATGAGAAATAGTGAATTGGTCGAACCTCCAAAGCTGGAGCATTATGCTACCTTGGTTGACCTTTTCGGTCGAGCAGGAAAGCTTTATGAAGCTGAAGCTTTCATTGAAAGCATCCCGATAGAACCAGGGATTTCAATTTACAAAGCTTTGTTGAGTGCTTGCCTAATCCATGGAAATAAAGATATTGCCATTCGTACTGCGAAAAAGCTTTTGGAACTATATCCATATGATCCAGCAACTTACATCATGTTGTCGAATGCGCTGGGGAGAGATGGTTATTGGGATGATGCTGCTAGCATAAGGAGGCTAATGTCCAACAGAGGAGTCAAGAAAGAACCTGGTTTCAGCTGGATGTGA
- the LOC116404611 gene encoding pentatricopeptide repeat-containing protein At3g24000, mitochondrial-like isoform X1: protein MSLKLRFSSNVVVGTGLIDMYSKCCNLQDSRRVFDIMLNKNVFTWTSMISGYARNQLPHEAMILMREMLHLNLKPNECCGSLEDYRKVCSNIRMSDQISWNAVIAGFTNLGIGEEALECFIQMRREKFDVDFFTFTSIFKAIGMTSALEEGKQIHGLVYKTGYTLNLSVQNGLVSMYARSGAIRDSKMVFSMMNEHDLISWNSLLSGCAYHGCGEEAIDLFEKMRRTCIKPDNTSFLAVLTACSHVGLLDKGLEYFKLMRNSELVEPPKLEHYATLVDLFGRAGKLYEAEAFIESIPIEPGISIYKALLSACLIHGNKDIAIRTAKKLLELYPYDPATYIMLSNALGRDGYWDDAASIRRLMSNRGVKKEPGFSWM, encoded by the exons ATGAGTTTGAAACTAAGGTTTTCGTCTAATGTTGTTGTGGGTACAGGATTAATTGATATGTACTCTAAGTGTTGCAACCTTCAGGATTCGAGGAGAGTGTTCGATATAATGCTGAACAAGAATGTGTTTACTTGGACTTCGATGATCTCTGGTTATGCTCGGAATCAGTTGCCTCATGAGGCAATGATTTTGATGAGAGAAATGCTGCATTTGAATCTTAAACCAAATG AATGTTGCGGTAGCTTGGAAGACTATAGGAAGGTTTGCTCAAACATTAGAATGTCAGACCAGATTTCGTGGAATGCAGTCATAGCTGGTTTTACGAACTTGGGAATTGGTGAGGAAGCTTTGGAATGTTTCATTCAAATGAGGAGGGAAAAATTTGATGTGGACTTCTTCACATTTACAAGCATTTTTAAGGCTATAGGTATGACTTCAGCTCTAGAAGAAGGAAAGCAAATTCATGGTCTAGTTTATAAAACTGGATATACTCTAAATTTATCTGTCCAAAATGGTCTTGTGTCTATGTATGCTAGATCTGGTGCTATCAGGGATTCAAAAATGGTCTTCTCGATGATGAATGAACACGACTTAATATCCTGGAATTCATTGCTTTCAGGATGTGCTTACCATGGATGTGGTGAAGAGGCTATAGacttatttgagaaaatgagaagaacGTGTATCAAACCAGATAATACCTCATTCCTTGCTGTTCTCACTGCTTGTAGTCATGTTGGCTTGCTGGACAAGGGACTTGAATATTTCAAGTTGATGAGAAATAGTGAATTGGTCGAACCTCCAAAGCTGGAGCATTATGCTACCTTGGTTGACCTTTTCGGTCGAGCAGGAAAGCTTTATGAAGCTGAAGCTTTCATTGAAAGCATCCCGATAGAACCAGGGATTTCAATTTACAAAGCTTTGTTGAGTGCTTGCCTAATCCATGGAAATAAAGATATTGCCATTCGTACTGCGAAAAAGCTTTTGGAACTATATCCATATGATCCAGCAACTTACATCATGTTGTCGAATGCGCTGGGGAGAGATGGTTATTGGGATGATGCTGCTAGCATAAGGAGGCTAATGTCCAACAGAGGAGTCAAGAAAGAACCTGGTTTCAGCTGGATGTGA